A part of Mycolicibacterium sp. TUM20985 genomic DNA contains:
- a CDS encoding dioxygenase family protein, translating to MPALFLSHGAPPLVEDERWVSELAGWSARLPRPKAILVVSAHWDPTPNAVAPGWSREFDAWAAECFDAGDLDALIDFRGKAPGMPYAHPTIEHFAPLFVALGTSADPEQVPKQVVDGFWMGLAKRSVELS from the coding sequence ATCCCCGCCCTCTTTCTGTCCCACGGTGCGCCACCGCTCGTCGAGGATGAGCGGTGGGTGTCCGAGTTGGCTGGCTGGTCGGCGCGGCTGCCGCGGCCGAAGGCGATTCTGGTGGTGTCAGCGCACTGGGACCCGACGCCGAACGCCGTCGCACCGGGCTGGTCGCGGGAATTCGACGCCTGGGCTGCGGAGTGTTTCGACGCAGGCGATCTCGACGCGCTGATCGACTTTCGCGGCAAGGCGCCCGGAATGCCGTACGCCCACCCGACCATCGAGCACTTCGCGCCGCTGTTCGTCGCGCTCGGTACCTCGGCCGATCCCGAGCAGGTGCCCAAGCAAGTCGTCGACGGGTTCTGGATGGGTCTGGCGAAGCGATCGGTCGAGTTGTCATGA
- a CDS encoding S-(hydroxymethyl)mycothiol dehydrogenase has protein sequence MSQTVRGVISRSKKQPVELVDIVIPDPGPGEVVVDVIACGVCHTDLTYREGGINDEYPFLLGHEAAGTVESVGDGVTNVEVGDFVILNWRAVCGQCRACKRGRPWYCFDTHNAAQKMTLTDGTELTPALGIGAFADKTLVHEGQCTKVDPEADPAVAGLLGCGVMAGIGAAINTGNVGRNDTVAVIGCGGVGDAAIAGAALVGAKQIIAVDTDDQKLNWARDFGATHTINAKEFDVVETIQDLTDGNGVDVVIDAVGRPETWKQAFYARDLAGTVVLVGVPTPDMTLEMPLVDFFSRGGSLKSSWYGDCLPERDFPTLISLYREGRLPLEKFVSERIGLDGIEDAFHKMHAGEVLRSVVML, from the coding sequence ATGAGTCAGACGGTGCGTGGTGTCATCTCTCGGTCCAAGAAGCAGCCTGTCGAGTTGGTCGACATCGTCATCCCGGACCCCGGGCCCGGTGAGGTGGTCGTCGACGTCATCGCGTGCGGGGTGTGCCACACCGACCTGACCTACCGCGAGGGCGGCATCAACGACGAGTACCCGTTCCTGCTCGGGCACGAGGCCGCGGGCACCGTCGAATCCGTCGGTGACGGCGTCACCAACGTGGAAGTCGGCGACTTCGTCATCCTCAACTGGCGCGCGGTTTGCGGACAGTGCCGGGCGTGCAAACGCGGCCGCCCCTGGTACTGCTTCGACACCCACAACGCCGCCCAGAAGATGACCCTGACCGACGGCACCGAGCTCACCCCCGCCCTCGGCATCGGGGCGTTCGCCGACAAGACGCTCGTCCACGAAGGCCAGTGCACCAAGGTCGACCCGGAAGCCGACCCCGCCGTCGCCGGCCTGCTCGGCTGCGGGGTGATGGCCGGCATCGGCGCGGCGATCAACACCGGCAACGTCGGCCGCAACGACACCGTCGCGGTCATCGGGTGCGGTGGGGTCGGAGACGCCGCGATCGCCGGCGCCGCCCTCGTCGGCGCCAAGCAGATCATCGCCGTCGACACCGACGACCAGAAGCTGAACTGGGCGCGCGACTTCGGCGCCACCCACACGATCAACGCCAAGGAGTTCGACGTCGTCGAGACCATCCAGGACCTCACCGACGGCAACGGCGTGGACGTCGTCATCGACGCGGTCGGCCGACCCGAAACCTGGAAGCAGGCGTTCTACGCCCGCGATCTGGCAGGCACCGTCGTCCTGGTCGGGGTCCCCACCCCGGACATGACCCTGGAGATGCCGCTGGTCGACTTCTTCTCCCGCGGCGGCTCGCTGAAGTCCTCCTGGTACGGCGACTGCCTGCCCGAACGCGACTTCCCCACCCTGATCAGCCTCTACCGCGAGGGCCGTCTGCCGCTGGAGAAGTTCGTCTCCGAGCGCATCGGCCTCGACGGGATCGAGGACGCGTTCCACAAGATGCACGCCGGCGAGGTCCTGCGCTCCGTGGTGATGCTGTAA
- a CDS encoding DUF3145 domain-containing protein: MRASNQFADTATGVVYVHASPAAVCPHVEWALSSTLSAKANLKWTPQPAMPGQLRAVTNWVGPVGTGAALANALRSWSVLRFEVTEDPSEGVDGHRWCHTPQLGLWSGVMSANGDVMVGENRLRGLMSSGADALAAELDTVLGTAWDEALEAYRGGGDTGELIWLNRGVG, translated from the coding sequence ATGCGTGCATCGAACCAGTTCGCCGACACGGCCACCGGTGTGGTGTATGTCCATGCCTCGCCCGCGGCGGTATGTCCACACGTGGAGTGGGCCCTTTCGTCGACCCTGTCGGCGAAGGCCAACCTCAAGTGGACGCCGCAGCCCGCGATGCCTGGACAGCTCCGTGCCGTCACCAACTGGGTGGGCCCGGTCGGTACCGGCGCCGCCCTGGCGAACGCGCTGCGGTCGTGGTCGGTGCTTCGCTTCGAGGTCACCGAGGACCCGAGCGAGGGCGTCGACGGCCATCGGTGGTGCCACACCCCGCAACTCGGGCTGTGGAGCGGCGTGATGAGCGCCAACGGCGACGTGATGGTGGGGGAGAACCGGCTGCGTGGGCTCATGTCCTCCGGCGCCGACGCCCTGGCCGCCGAACTCGACACCGTGCTCGGCACCGCCTGGGACGAGGCCCTCGAGGCCTATCGCGGTGGCGGCGATACGGGTGAACTCATCTGGTTGAACCGCGGCGTCGGCTAG
- a CDS encoding acyl-CoA carboxylase subunit beta, whose amino-acid sequence MTTVENRQAPEVVDEALDPRDPLLRLRAFFDDGTVELLHERDRSGVLAASGTVNGVRTIAFCTDGTVMGGAMGVDGCRHIVNAYDTAIEDQSPIIGIWHSGGARLAEGVKALHAVGLVFEAMIRASGFIPQISVVVGFAAGGAAYGPALTDVVIMAPEGRVFVTGPDVVRSVTGEDVDMASLGGPDTHHKKSGVCHIVADDEVDAYERGRRLIGLFCQQGHFDRTKAEAGDTDLRALLPDSARRAYDVHPLVSALLDEETPFDEFQAKWAPSMVVGLGRLAGRSVGVLANNPLRLGGCLNSESAEKAARFVRLCDAFGIPIVVIVDVPGYLPGVDQEWGGVVRRGAKLLHAFGESSVPRVTLVTRKIYGGAYIAMNSRSLNATKVFAWPDAEVAVMGAKAAVGILHKRKLAAAAPEDREALHEELAAEHERIAGGVDSAIEIGVVDAKIDPAHTRSVLTQALAEAPARRGRHKNIPL is encoded by the coding sequence ATGACGACGGTTGAGAACCGGCAGGCCCCCGAAGTGGTCGACGAAGCCCTGGATCCCCGCGATCCCCTCCTGCGCCTGCGCGCGTTCTTCGACGACGGCACCGTGGAACTGCTCCACGAGCGCGACCGCTCCGGCGTGCTCGCGGCGTCCGGCACCGTCAACGGCGTTCGGACCATCGCCTTCTGCACCGATGGCACGGTGATGGGTGGCGCGATGGGCGTCGACGGGTGCCGCCACATCGTCAACGCCTATGACACCGCCATCGAGGACCAGAGCCCGATCATCGGCATCTGGCACTCGGGTGGCGCGCGGCTGGCCGAGGGCGTCAAGGCCCTGCACGCCGTCGGTCTGGTGTTCGAGGCGATGATCCGGGCGTCGGGCTTCATCCCCCAGATCTCCGTGGTCGTCGGATTCGCTGCGGGCGGAGCGGCTTACGGCCCCGCACTGACCGACGTCGTGATCATGGCGCCCGAGGGTCGCGTCTTCGTCACCGGCCCCGACGTGGTCCGCAGTGTCACCGGTGAGGACGTCGACATGGCGTCCCTCGGCGGCCCGGACACCCACCACAAGAAGTCCGGCGTGTGCCACATCGTCGCCGACGACGAGGTCGACGCCTACGAGCGCGGCCGTCGTCTCATCGGGTTGTTCTGCCAGCAGGGACATTTCGACCGCACCAAGGCCGAGGCGGGCGATACCGACCTGCGCGCCCTGCTGCCGGACTCGGCGCGCCGCGCGTACGACGTGCATCCGCTCGTCTCCGCACTGCTCGACGAAGAGACCCCCTTCGACGAGTTCCAGGCCAAGTGGGCGCCCTCGATGGTGGTCGGTCTCGGTCGGCTGGCCGGTCGGTCGGTGGGCGTGCTGGCCAACAATCCGCTGCGGCTCGGCGGCTGCCTGAACTCCGAGAGTGCCGAGAAGGCAGCGCGATTCGTTCGCCTGTGCGATGCGTTCGGCATCCCGATCGTCGTGATCGTCGACGTGCCCGGATACCTGCCCGGCGTGGATCAGGAGTGGGGCGGTGTGGTCCGCCGCGGCGCGAAGCTGCTGCACGCCTTCGGCGAATCGTCGGTTCCCCGCGTCACGCTGGTGACCCGCAAGATCTACGGTGGCGCCTACATCGCGATGAACTCGCGATCGCTGAACGCCACCAAGGTGTTCGCGTGGCCGGACGCCGAGGTCGCCGTCATGGGCGCCAAGGCCGCGGTCGGCATCCTGCACAAGCGCAAGCTCGCCGCGGCCGCTCCCGAGGACCGCGAGGCCCTGCACGAGGAGCTGGCCGCCGAGCACGAGCGAATCGCGGGCGGCGTGGACAGCGCCATCGAGATCGGCGTGGTGGACGCGAAGATCGATCCCGCGCACACCCGAAGCGTGCTGACCCAGGCGCTGGCCGAGGCACCCGCGCGTCGCGGCCGCCACAAGAACATCCCGCTGTAG
- a CDS encoding glycerol-3-phosphate dehydrogenase/oxidase: MTVSTPSTALNAARRTADLAALGDGTNVDVVVIGGGITGTGIALDAATRGLSVVLVEKHDLAFGTSRWSSKLVHGGLRYLATGNVGIARRSAVERGILMTRNAPHLVTAMPQLIPLLPSMSGPSRALVRFGFSAGDGLRRLAGTPASTLPRSRRVPAARAIELAPTVRRDGLDGALLAYDGQLIDDARLVVAVARTAAQHGARILLRMAASEATGTSVRLTDQLTGESFELGARAVINASGVWAGEVDPSIRLRPSRGTHLVFDAASFGNPTAALTVPIPGETNRFVFAMPEQLGRVYLGLTDEDAPGPIPDVPEPTPEEVTFLLDTVNTALDVALTEADVIGAYAGLRPLIDTGSGRTADVSREHAVVESTNGVLSVIGGKLTEYRFMAEDVLDRAVAVRDLAAGPCRTRNLPLVGAPANPVSTLRSPIDLPSSLVARYGAEAPNVIARATCERPNAPVADGIDVIRAEFEYATTHEGALTVDDVLDRRTRIGLVAGDRERAVTSAEEFIATHAN, from the coding sequence ATGACCGTCAGCACCCCGTCGACGGCCCTCAACGCCGCCCGTCGCACCGCCGACCTGGCCGCACTCGGCGACGGCACGAACGTCGACGTCGTCGTCATCGGCGGTGGCATCACCGGCACCGGGATCGCGCTCGATGCGGCGACCCGCGGACTGTCGGTCGTCTTGGTGGAGAAGCACGACCTCGCCTTCGGAACCAGCCGGTGGAGTTCGAAGCTGGTGCACGGCGGCCTTCGGTACCTGGCCACGGGCAATGTCGGCATCGCCCGCCGCAGCGCCGTCGAACGTGGAATCCTCATGACGCGCAACGCTCCTCACCTCGTCACCGCGATGCCGCAGCTCATACCGCTGCTGCCGTCGATGAGCGGCCCCTCGCGGGCGCTGGTCCGCTTCGGCTTCAGCGCCGGGGACGGCCTGCGGAGACTGGCGGGCACTCCCGCGTCGACGTTGCCGCGGTCACGGCGCGTACCGGCCGCCCGCGCCATCGAGTTGGCGCCGACGGTGCGGCGCGACGGGCTCGACGGTGCCCTGCTGGCCTACGACGGACAGCTGATCGACGACGCGCGGTTGGTGGTTGCCGTCGCGCGCACTGCCGCCCAGCATGGGGCACGAATCCTGTTGCGCATGGCGGCATCGGAGGCCACGGGTACGTCGGTGCGTCTGACCGATCAGCTCACAGGGGAATCCTTCGAGTTGGGCGCGCGTGCGGTGATCAACGCGTCCGGAGTGTGGGCAGGCGAGGTCGACCCGTCGATCAGGCTACGACCCAGCCGCGGCACGCACCTGGTGTTCGATGCCGCCAGCTTCGGCAATCCGACTGCGGCACTGACGGTTCCGATCCCCGGCGAGACCAATCGCTTCGTGTTCGCCATGCCCGAACAACTTGGGCGGGTATACCTCGGGCTCACCGACGAGGACGCGCCGGGGCCCATCCCCGACGTACCCGAACCGACGCCCGAGGAGGTGACGTTCCTGCTGGACACCGTGAACACCGCACTGGACGTCGCCCTGACCGAAGCTGACGTCATCGGCGCCTATGCAGGGCTCCGGCCGCTGATCGACACCGGCAGTGGCAGGACGGCCGACGTGTCGCGCGAGCACGCCGTGGTGGAGTCGACGAACGGCGTCCTCAGCGTGATCGGCGGGAAGCTGACGGAGTACCGCTTCATGGCCGAGGACGTGCTCGACCGCGCGGTGGCCGTTCGGGACCTCGCGGCCGGCCCGTGCCGCACCCGCAACCTGCCGTTGGTCGGTGCGCCGGCGAACCCGGTGTCGACGCTGCGCTCACCCATCGACCTGCCGTCGTCACTCGTCGCGCGTTATGGCGCGGAGGCACCGAACGTCATCGCCCGCGCCACCTGCGAACGCCCCAATGCACCCGTGGCGGATGGAATCGACGTCATCCGTGCCGAATTCGAGTACGCCACGACTCACGAGGGGGCGCTGACCGTCGACGACGTGCTCGACCGCCGGACGCGCATCGGGCTGGTCGCCGGTGACCGCGAGCGAGCGGTCACCTCTGCCGAGGAATTCATCGCCACTCACGCGAACTAG
- a CDS encoding TetR/AcrR family transcriptional regulator: protein MMSISNDERSRPVEHRILEAAAECVLAFGVDRVTLAEIARRAAVSRPTVYRRFPDARSILAALLTSRITHALDAVPSRGTGRKPLVARVVAVAQRVRRDDVIMSVLHQAPDLAMFYLSERLGTSQQILLDTVAGEIKSAQDEGSVRAGDARQLAAMSLLITQSTILSAQMVESMLPAEDLVTELALALNGYLKP, encoded by the coding sequence ATCATGTCAATCAGTAACGACGAACGGTCGCGTCCGGTCGAACACCGCATCCTCGAGGCGGCTGCCGAATGCGTGCTCGCCTTCGGCGTGGACCGCGTCACGCTCGCCGAGATCGCCCGCCGCGCCGCGGTCAGCAGGCCCACCGTCTACCGGCGCTTTCCGGATGCACGCTCGATCCTCGCTGCGCTCCTGACCAGCCGGATCACCCACGCACTCGACGCCGTGCCGAGCCGGGGCACCGGCCGCAAGCCGCTCGTGGCGCGCGTCGTCGCCGTGGCCCAGCGCGTGCGCCGCGACGACGTCATCATGTCGGTACTGCACCAGGCGCCCGACCTCGCGATGTTCTATCTCTCCGAACGGTTGGGTACCAGCCAGCAAATCCTGCTCGACACCGTCGCCGGCGAGATCAAGTCGGCGCAGGACGAGGGCAGCGTTCGGGCGGGCGACGCCAGGCAACTCGCGGCGATGAGCCTGCTGATCACCCAGTCGACGATCCTGTCCGCTCAGATGGTGGAGTCGATGCTGCCCGCCGAAGACCTGGTCACCGAGTTGGCCCTGGCACTGAACGGATACCTCAAGCCATGA
- a CDS encoding FAD-binding oxidoreductase, translating into MKWNAWGDPAAAKPLSDGIRTLLVQALGVDPVAAPEPQADQVRLRPSALSDDDRAALAAIVGDAQCTTDDHGRLLRAGGKSTLDLLRRNGSDVQDAPDAVLLPADEEQVAQILQCCSQRGIAVVPFGGGTSVVGGLDPLRGEFGAVVSLDLRRLDQLHSLDEVSGEAELGAGVTGPDAEELLAAHGFSLGHFPQSFQFATIGGFAATRSSGQDSAGYGRFDDMVRGLRAVTPAGVLDLGRAPASAAGPDLRQLIVGSEGVLGVITRVRVRVHPIPETTRYEAWSFPDFATGATALRAVAQNGTGPTVIRLSDEAETGVNLATTENIGEQTVTGGCLAITAFEGTPAHAESRHLETRAVLAANGGASLGEEPAKAWEHGRFGAPYLRNSLLAAGALCETLETATNWSNLATLKAAVTDALTTELAGTGTPALVLCHISHVYPTGASLYFTVVAGQRGNPIAQWRRVKAAASEAMVRHGGTITHHHAVGADHRPWMREEIGDLGVEVLRAVKAVLDPAGILNPGKLIP; encoded by the coding sequence ATGAAGTGGAACGCCTGGGGAGACCCGGCGGCGGCCAAGCCGCTCTCCGACGGGATTCGGACGCTCCTGGTCCAGGCCCTTGGTGTCGACCCCGTCGCGGCGCCCGAACCCCAGGCCGATCAGGTGCGCCTGCGGCCGTCGGCGCTCTCCGACGACGACCGCGCGGCGTTGGCGGCGATCGTCGGCGACGCACAGTGCACCACCGACGACCACGGCAGGCTGCTGCGCGCCGGTGGCAAGTCGACCTTGGACCTGTTGCGGCGTAACGGTTCGGACGTACAGGATGCACCCGATGCGGTACTGCTGCCCGCCGACGAAGAACAGGTGGCCCAGATTCTGCAGTGCTGCAGTCAGCGAGGCATCGCCGTCGTCCCCTTCGGTGGCGGCACCAGCGTGGTCGGTGGGCTCGATCCGCTCCGCGGTGAGTTCGGGGCCGTGGTGTCGCTGGACCTACGGCGTCTCGACCAGCTGCACTCCCTCGACGAGGTCTCCGGCGAAGCCGAACTCGGCGCGGGGGTCACGGGTCCGGATGCCGAGGAACTGCTTGCCGCGCATGGGTTCTCACTCGGTCACTTCCCCCAGAGCTTTCAGTTCGCCACCATCGGCGGCTTCGCGGCCACGCGGTCGTCGGGCCAGGATTCCGCGGGCTACGGGCGATTCGACGACATGGTCCGCGGACTGCGCGCCGTCACCCCGGCGGGAGTGCTGGACCTCGGGCGGGCCCCGGCATCTGCGGCAGGCCCGGATCTGCGGCAGCTCATCGTTGGCTCCGAAGGTGTGCTGGGCGTGATCACCCGGGTGCGGGTCCGGGTCCACCCCATCCCGGAGACGACCCGCTACGAAGCCTGGTCCTTTCCCGACTTCGCCACGGGTGCCACAGCACTGCGGGCCGTCGCGCAGAACGGAACGGGCCCCACCGTCATCCGGTTGTCGGACGAAGCCGAGACCGGCGTCAACCTCGCGACCACCGAGAACATCGGGGAACAGACGGTCACCGGCGGGTGTCTGGCGATCACCGCGTTCGAGGGCACGCCCGCCCACGCCGAGAGCAGACACCTCGAGACGCGGGCGGTGCTGGCGGCCAACGGGGGTGCGAGCCTTGGCGAGGAGCCTGCGAAGGCGTGGGAGCACGGCCGCTTCGGCGCGCCGTACCTGCGTAATTCGCTGCTCGCGGCCGGAGCCCTGTGCGAGACCCTGGAGACGGCGACGAACTGGTCGAACCTCGCGACGCTGAAGGCGGCGGTGACGGACGCGCTCACCACCGAGCTCGCCGGTACCGGCACTCCGGCACTGGTGCTGTGCCACATTTCCCATGTGTATCCGACCGGCGCCTCGCTGTACTTCACCGTCGTCGCCGGGCAGCGCGGCAACCCGATCGCGCAGTGGCGCAGGGTCAAGGCCGCGGCGTCGGAGGCAATGGTCCGTCACGGCGGCACTATCACCCATCACCACGCGGTAGGCGCCGACCACCGACCATGGATGCGCGAGGAGATTGGCGATCTCGGCGTCGAGGTGCTGCGCGCGGTGAAGGCGGTCCTCGATCCCGCCGGAATCCTCAACCCGGGCAAGCTGATTCCGTGA
- a CDS encoding diacylglycerol kinase — protein sequence MTVGRVTVLTNPASGHGSASHAAKRAIAQLNRRGVDVVAIAGTDANHARRLVEGALERGMDALVVVGGDGIVALALQVLAQTDIPLGIVPAGTGNDHAREFGIPTNDPEAAADVVVDGVADTVDLGRIRGADGTDRWFGTVMAAGFDSLVTDRTNRMRWPHGRMRYNVAMVAEISKLRLLPFRLTFDGEELVTDLTLAAVGNTRSYGGGMLICPDADHSDGELDVTMVQSASRAKLIRLFPTVFKGTHVELDQVRTARAKVITLECAASPQITAYADGEFVCPLPVEVTAVPGALRILRPA from the coding sequence GTGACCGTCGGTCGTGTCACCGTGCTGACCAATCCGGCGTCGGGACACGGCAGCGCCAGTCACGCCGCGAAACGGGCGATCGCGCAACTGAACCGGCGCGGAGTCGACGTCGTGGCCATCGCGGGCACCGACGCCAACCACGCGCGCCGGCTCGTCGAGGGTGCGTTGGAGCGCGGGATGGACGCCCTCGTCGTGGTGGGCGGTGACGGCATCGTCGCGCTCGCCCTTCAGGTGCTGGCGCAGACCGACATCCCGCTCGGCATCGTCCCGGCGGGCACGGGTAACGACCACGCCCGCGAGTTCGGCATTCCGACGAACGATCCCGAGGCCGCCGCGGACGTCGTCGTCGACGGGGTGGCCGACACGGTCGACCTCGGCCGCATCCGTGGCGCCGACGGCACCGACCGCTGGTTCGGCACCGTCATGGCCGCGGGCTTCGACTCCCTGGTAACCGACCGAACCAACCGCATGCGGTGGCCCCACGGCCGGATGCGGTACAACGTCGCGATGGTCGCGGAGATCTCGAAGTTGCGGCTACTGCCGTTCCGGTTGACGTTCGACGGCGAGGAGTTGGTCACGGATCTGACGCTGGCGGCGGTCGGCAACACCCGCAGCTATGGCGGCGGGATGCTGATCTGTCCCGACGCCGACCACTCCGACGGCGAACTCGACGTCACGATGGTGCAGTCCGCCTCGCGCGCCAAGCTGATCCGCTTGTTTCCCACCGTGTTCAAGGGCACGCACGTCGAGCTCGACCAGGTGCGCACCGCGCGGGCGAAGGTCATCACCCTCGAGTGCGCGGCTTCGCCGCAGATTACGGCCTACGCCGACGGGGAGTTCGTCTGCCCGCTGCCGGTCGAGGTGACCGCGGTGCCCGGCGCGCTGAGGATCCTGCGGCCCGCGTGA
- a CDS encoding MBL fold metallo-hydrolase has translation MSATNIQRLVTSGTFELDGGSWDVDNNIWIVGDDTDVVVFDAAHTAEPIIEAVAGRNVVAIVCTHGHNDHVTVAPELGKALDAPVLLHAADDVLWRMTHPDDEFRNVEDGLVLHAGEVELRALHTPGHSPGSVCWYAPDLGAVFSGDTLFSGGPGATGRSYSDFPTILESISGRLGTLPGPTVVYTGHGDTTTIGDEIVHYDEWVKRGS, from the coding sequence ATGAGCGCCACCAACATCCAGCGCCTCGTCACCAGCGGCACCTTCGAACTCGACGGCGGCAGCTGGGACGTCGACAACAACATCTGGATCGTCGGCGACGACACCGACGTCGTGGTCTTCGACGCCGCCCACACCGCCGAACCCATCATCGAGGCCGTCGCGGGCCGCAACGTCGTCGCCATCGTGTGCACCCACGGCCACAACGACCACGTCACCGTCGCCCCCGAGCTCGGCAAGGCTCTCGACGCACCGGTTCTGCTCCATGCGGCCGACGACGTGCTGTGGCGGATGACCCACCCCGACGACGAGTTTCGCAATGTCGAGGACGGCCTGGTGCTGCACGCCGGCGAGGTGGAACTGCGGGCGCTGCACACCCCGGGCCACTCCCCGGGGTCGGTCTGCTGGTACGCGCCCGACCTCGGTGCGGTCTTCAGCGGTGACACCCTGTTCAGCGGTGGTCCCGGCGCGACGGGGCGGTCCTACTCCGACTTCCCCACCATCCTGGAGTCCATCTCCGGACGTCTCGGCACCCTGCCGGGCCCGACCGTCGTCTACACCGGCCACGGTGATACCACCACCATCGGCGACGAGATCGTCCACTACGACGAGTGGGTCAAGCGCGGCAGCTAG
- a CDS encoding serine hydrolase domain-containing protein, which produces MSALEALGDWPVPVAAAAVTGPAGVLAEFGDTGRRFALASVTKPLVARAVQVAVEEGVVDLDTPAGPPGSTVRHLLAHTSGLSMRSPDVIAEPGKRRIYSNEGFSVLAAAVEEASEIPFDRYLAEAVFEPLGMTASALAGGAPAAGFGGESTVTDLALFAAELLRPALVSPDMHADAVSVQFPGLPGVLPGYGTQRPNDWGLGFELRDGKSPHWTGSLNSGDTFGHFGQSGTFLWVDPVADLALVVLTDRDFGEWALPRWPAVSDGVLREFGPH; this is translated from the coding sequence ATGTCTGCCCTCGAAGCCCTTGGCGACTGGCCGGTCCCGGTTGCTGCGGCCGCGGTGACCGGCCCGGCCGGCGTGCTCGCCGAGTTCGGTGACACCGGTCGGCGGTTCGCGCTCGCGTCGGTGACCAAGCCGTTGGTCGCTCGCGCGGTCCAGGTCGCGGTGGAGGAAGGCGTCGTCGACCTCGACACGCCGGCTGGGCCACCCGGGTCGACGGTGCGCCATCTGCTGGCTCACACGTCGGGCCTGTCGATGCGATCACCGGACGTCATCGCCGAACCGGGCAAGCGGCGCATCTACTCGAACGAGGGCTTCAGCGTCCTGGCCGCCGCGGTGGAGGAGGCCTCGGAGATTCCGTTCGACCGCTACCTCGCAGAGGCGGTCTTCGAACCGCTCGGCATGACCGCGTCGGCGCTGGCCGGCGGCGCGCCCGCCGCCGGATTCGGCGGCGAGTCGACGGTGACGGACCTGGCCCTCTTCGCGGCCGAGCTGTTGCGGCCCGCGCTGGTGTCACCGGACATGCACGCCGACGCCGTGTCGGTGCAATTCCCCGGTCTGCCGGGCGTGCTGCCGGGCTACGGTACGCAACGCCCGAACGACTGGGGGCTTGGTTTCGAGCTGCGTGACGGGAAGTCCCCGCATTGGACCGGGTCGCTGAACTCGGGCGACACGTTCGGCCACTTCGGCCAGTCGGGCACGTTCCTATGGGTCGATCCCGTGGCTGACCTGGCCTTGGTCGTGCTCACGGACCGTGACTTCGGCGAATGGGCGCTGCCCCGGTGGCCTGCTGTGTCTGATGGAGTGCTGAGAGAATTCGGGCCACACTAG
- a CDS encoding homocysteine S-methyltransferase family protein has translation MNAPQPLPQLAGDQMFVTDGGLETDLVFHHGIELPCFAAFPLVEEPATRDVLRRYYAGYLDIAREHGTGFVVESPTWRANPDWAERLGFSPERLDGVNRAAMELAEEVRAAAAADGITAVTSGCIGPREQAMTATEAEDYHGPQIRTFADTAADQVTAVTIADPAEAIGIVRAAVAMGIPAVVSFTVEIDGRLATGQSLREAVGLVDDATDGGAAYFMVNCAHPTHLVTTFDDAGPWLRRIVGLRLNASARSHAELDEAEDLDEGDADDFGAATAALRGRLPAATVFGGCCGTDARHVAAVWRRLTAH, from the coding sequence ATGAACGCGCCGCAGCCGTTACCTCAACTCGCGGGCGACCAGATGTTCGTCACCGACGGAGGTCTGGAGACCGACCTGGTGTTCCACCACGGCATCGAACTCCCGTGTTTCGCGGCGTTCCCGCTTGTCGAGGAGCCTGCCACCCGCGATGTGCTGCGCCGGTACTACGCGGGCTACCTCGACATCGCCCGCGAGCATGGAACGGGGTTCGTCGTCGAATCGCCGACCTGGCGAGCCAACCCCGATTGGGCTGAGCGGCTTGGGTTTTCGCCCGAGCGTCTCGACGGGGTCAACCGGGCGGCCATGGAGCTCGCCGAGGAGGTCCGCGCGGCCGCGGCCGCCGACGGCATCACCGCAGTCACCAGCGGCTGCATCGGACCACGCGAGCAGGCCATGACCGCCACCGAGGCCGAGGACTACCACGGTCCGCAGATCCGCACCTTCGCCGACACCGCCGCCGATCAGGTCACCGCCGTCACCATCGCCGACCCCGCGGAGGCCATCGGGATCGTGCGAGCCGCCGTCGCGATGGGCATTCCCGCGGTGGTCTCGTTCACCGTGGAGATCGACGGAAGGTTGGCGACCGGGCAGTCGCTGCGCGAGGCCGTCGGACTGGTCGACGACGCGACCGATGGTGGTGCCGCCTACTTCATGGTGAACTGCGCGCACCCCACCCATCTCGTGACGACCTTCGACGATGCGGGTCCGTGGCTTCGGCGGATCGTCGGCCTCCGGTTGAACGCCTCCGCGAGGAGCCATGCCGAGCTGGACGAGGCGGAGGACCTCGACGAGGGCGACGCCGACGACTTCGGTGCCGCGACCGCGGCTCTACGCGGGCGGCTGCCCGCCGCGACGGTGTTCGGTGGGTGTTGTGGCACCGACGCGCGTCACGTGGCGGCGGTCTGGCGCCGGCTCACCGCGCACTAG